A window of Etheostoma spectabile isolate EspeVRDwgs_2016 chromosome 18, UIUC_Espe_1.0, whole genome shotgun sequence contains these coding sequences:
- the clic5b gene encoding chloride intracellular channel protein 5b isoform X1: MENIYETIDERIGHEERRDGADSPDPEPSGGAKEQLYSEVQVHVRAEEESSSPVYMDIRDGDKRSSSSSSSSEDEEAKAEGVAEVRVEEMNGVAHHGSRRSSASSASSASPGDPCDDPPIQRRIQGEEKAGDGMLMAYTHADSDSTPEEAVDYSLKTLENVTEDESSAAPADPGQPDISLFVKAGNDGESIGNCPFSQRLFMVLWLKGVVFNVTTVDLKRKPADLHNLAPGTHPPFLTFNGEVKTDINKIEEFLEETLCPPKYPKLAATQRESNTAGNDIFAKFSAYIKNTKPEANAVLEKGLTKALKKLDDYLNSALPEEIDADSMEEEKGSNRCFLDGNELTLADCNLLPKLHIVKVVAKKYRNYDIPSDMSGVWRYLKNAYTRDEFTNTCAADAEIETAYKDVARRLAK, translated from the exons ATGGAGAACATATATGAGACAATAGACGAGAGAATTGGGCATGAAGAGCGCCGTGATGGAGCCGACAGCCCCGACCCGGAGCCCTCCGGCGGGGCGAAGGAGCAGCTGTACAGCGAAGTGCAGGTCCATGTCCGCGCTGAGGAAGAGAGCAGCTCCCCGGTGTACATGGACATCAGAGACGGGGACAAACGGAGCAGCTCGTCCTCTTCATCCAGCGAGGATGAAGAGGCCAAAGCGGAGGGAGTGGCGGAGGTGAGGGTGGAGGAAATGAACGGCGTGGCGCACCATGGATCCAGGCGCTCGTCGGCCTCCTCAGCATCCTCCGCTTCCCCCGGGGACCCGTGCGACGACCCGCCGATCCAGCGGAGGATCCAGGGAGAGGAGAAGGCAGGGGATGGGATGCTGATGGCGTACACGCACGCCGACAGTGACAGCACCCCGGAGGAGGCTGTCGACTACAGCCTGAAGACTCTGGAGAACGTCACTGAGGATGAGAGCAGCGCAGCGCCGGCTGACCCCGGCCAGCCTGACATCTCTCTCTTCGTCAAG GCGGGCAACGATGGAGAAAGCATCGGCAACTGTCCCTTCTCTCAGCGCCTCTTCATGGTCCTCTGGCTCAAAGGAGTCGTGTTTAACGTCACCACCGTCGACCTCAAAAG AAAGCCAGCGGATCTGCACAACCTGGCTCCGGGGACGCACCCTCCTTTCTTGACTTTCAACGGAGAAGTCAAGACCGATATCAACAAGATCGAGGAGTTCCTGGAGGAAACGCTCTGTCCTCCAAA GTATCCCAAACTGGCCGCCACGCAGAGAGAGTCGAATACAGCTGGAAATGACATCTTCGCCAAGTTCTCAGCCTACATCAAGAACACCAAACCAGAGGCCAACGCCG tTCTAGAGAAAGGTTTGACCAAGGCCTTGAAGAAGCTGGACGACTACCTGAACAGTGCCTTGCCAGAGGAGATTGATGCAGAcagcatggaggaggagaagggctCCAACCGGTGCTTCCTCGATGGAAACGAGCTCACTCTCGCAGACTGCAACCTGCTGCCCAAACTGCACATAGTCAAG GTCGTTGCTAAGAAGTACCGTAACTACGACATCCCCTCAGACATGTCGGGGGTGTGGCGCTACCTGAAGAACGCCTACACACGGGATGAATTCACCAACACCTGTGCTGCTGACGCCGAGATCGAGACCGCCTACAAAGACGTGGCGAGGAGACTGGCCAAGTAA
- the clic5b gene encoding chloride intracellular channel protein 5b isoform X2 has protein sequence MSTNSQDRDPDIELFVKAGNDGESIGNCPFSQRLFMVLWLKGVVFNVTTVDLKRKPADLHNLAPGTHPPFLTFNGEVKTDINKIEEFLEETLCPPKYPKLAATQRESNTAGNDIFAKFSAYIKNTKPEANAVLEKGLTKALKKLDDYLNSALPEEIDADSMEEEKGSNRCFLDGNELTLADCNLLPKLHIVKVVAKKYRNYDIPSDMSGVWRYLKNAYTRDEFTNTCAADAEIETAYKDVARRLAK, from the exons ATGTCCACTAACAGTCAAGACAGAGACCCTGATATTGAGCTTTTTGTCAAG GCGGGCAACGATGGAGAAAGCATCGGCAACTGTCCCTTCTCTCAGCGCCTCTTCATGGTCCTCTGGCTCAAAGGAGTCGTGTTTAACGTCACCACCGTCGACCTCAAAAG AAAGCCAGCGGATCTGCACAACCTGGCTCCGGGGACGCACCCTCCTTTCTTGACTTTCAACGGAGAAGTCAAGACCGATATCAACAAGATCGAGGAGTTCCTGGAGGAAACGCTCTGTCCTCCAAA GTATCCCAAACTGGCCGCCACGCAGAGAGAGTCGAATACAGCTGGAAATGACATCTTCGCCAAGTTCTCAGCCTACATCAAGAACACCAAACCAGAGGCCAACGCCG tTCTAGAGAAAGGTTTGACCAAGGCCTTGAAGAAGCTGGACGACTACCTGAACAGTGCCTTGCCAGAGGAGATTGATGCAGAcagcatggaggaggagaagggctCCAACCGGTGCTTCCTCGATGGAAACGAGCTCACTCTCGCAGACTGCAACCTGCTGCCCAAACTGCACATAGTCAAG GTCGTTGCTAAGAAGTACCGTAACTACGACATCCCCTCAGACATGTCGGGGGTGTGGCGCTACCTGAAGAACGCCTACACACGGGATGAATTCACCAACACCTGTGCTGCTGACGCCGAGATCGAGACCGCCTACAAAGACGTGGCGAGGAGACTGGCCAAGTAA
- the enpp5 gene encoding ectonucleotide pyrophosphatase/phosphodiesterase family member 5: MLGCFLGGGCCPLVCLWALLLPLVSLSHLNQDGPRSRGVRDRPKLLLVSFDGFRWDYIDRVPTPNFHRIIDEGVTVERVESAYITKTFPNHYSLVTGLYAETHGIVANEMYDPALNRSFSMETDSIYESRWWEAAVPLWVTIQEAGGRSGAAMWPGSDVKIHGMFPNKYLPYNASVSFEVRVERLIEWFSAPKDAAVDFGVLYWEEPDESGHNLGPQSSLMDVVITGIDEKLGFLMNELKKAGLYEKVNLIVTSDHGMAQLSPDKIIELDEYVSRDLYTWVDKSPVVGILPKEGKFDEVYSKLADANPNMMVYKKEDIPEHFHYQHNIRIMPILIESKEGWTILQNRTAPFMLGNHGYDNTLRSMQPVFVARGPALRQNYVKTSMRSVDLYPLMCHILAIPPLPNNGSLSNVQDLLSLEPTPSTAPSIPPRANGYSYAPVVGSFIGVVMVLGFLMVYIRQVTLKQLPSLKHRSREMSQPLLQEDLHL; the protein is encoded by the exons ATGCTGGGCTGCTTCCTGGGAGGAGGCTGCTGTCCTCTGGTCTGCCTGTGGGccctgctgctgcctctggTCTCCCTCAGTCACTTGAACCAAGATGGGCCCAGGAGCCGTGGTGTGAGGGACCGGCCCAAGCTGCTGCTCGTGTCCTTCGACGGCTTCCGCTGGGATTACATTGACCGGGTCCCGACGCCTAACTTCCACCGCATCATTGATGAGGGCGTGACGGTGGAGCGCGTGGAGAGCGCCTACATCACCAAAACCTTCCCCAACCACTACAGCTTGGTGACGGGGCTGTATGCTGAGACGCATGGCATCGTGGCCAACGAGATGTACGACCCCGCTCTGAACCGGTCCTTCTCCATGGAGACGGACAGTATATATGAGTCCCGGTGGTGGGAGGCGGCGGTGCCTCTCTGGGTGACCATCCAGGAAGCCGGAGGGCGGAGCGGGGCGGCAATGTGGCCGGGGTCCGATGTGAAGATCCACGGCATGTTCCCCAATAAGTACCTCCCTTACAATGCCTCAGTGTCCTTTGAAGTCAGAGTGGAGCGGCTCATTGAGTGGTTCTCTGCACCCAAAGACGCAGCGGTGGATTTTGGAGTTCTGTACTGGGAGGAGCCAGACGAGAGCGGACACAACCTGGGACCTCAGAGTTCCCTCATGGACGTGGTCATCACCGGAATTGACGAGAAGCTCGGCTTCCTCATGAACGAGCTGAAGAAGGCGGGGCTGTATGAGAAAGTGAACCTGATAGTGACCAGCGACCACGGGATGGCGCAGCTTTCCCCCGATAAAATCATAGAACTGGATGAGTATGTGAGCAGAGACCTGTACACCTGGGTGGACAAGAGTCCGGTGGTGGGAATACTGCCCAAAGAAG GGAAGTTTGACGAGGTGTACAGTAAGCTGGCGGACGCAAACCCGAACATGATGGTGTACAAGAAGGAAGACATTCCCGAGCACTTCCATTATCAACACAACATCCGGATCATGCCCATCCTCATAGAGTCCAAGGAGGGCTGGACCATCTTGCAGAACAGGACCGCGCCTTTCATGC TTGGAAACCATGGCTATGACAACACCTTGCGTAGCATGCAGCCTGTGTTTGTGGCCCGTGGGCCGGCCTTACGGCAGAATTACGTCAAGACGTCCATGCGCTCCGTTGACCTTTACCCTCTCATGTGCCACATCCTGGCCATCCCCCCTCTACCAAACAACGGCTCCCTCTCAAACGTCCAGGACCTGCTGTCCCTAGAGCCAACTCCATCCACGGCACCCAGCATCCCACCCAGGGCCAACGGGTATTCCTACGCCCCCGTCGTGGGTTCTTTCATCGGTGTGGTGATGGTGCTGGGCTTTCTCATGGTCTACATCAGACAAGTGACGCTCAAGCAGCTGCCCTCACTAAAACACAGAAGCAGGGAGATGTCACAGCCCTTACTGCAAGAGGACTTGCACCTGTAG